In one Myxococcus xanthus genomic region, the following are encoded:
- a CDS encoding LVIVD repeat-containing protein has translation MKRLLALTSTLALATACGNDNPSVPKAECQVEAIDVSACQLSSLSGVQPEGIWNLNINLNDGSGAAAAMRLSGGGSNTQMLMGLAATERQSTPESFFLASEFQGSNNVTMRFAVAGCSSSGPGQMSGIFRRCANGTADMKGTFEAIRLGRRAGEAEASGVELVSEVKLTEATATNVAVAHGHAYVTAGAKGLITFDLSDPSQPRQVRQYELSNDYYTDALVNGNTLYVASRRSGIAVFDITNPAVPVRLRSVPESVVEVNSLALDGNVLYAASPAPNAEVYVYDVATPAEPKQLRRYFVEGAEPRAGEVPLHVAAMGGRLYVSNWSFGMTVSDVTNPASPKLLGRFANGMSAATAVGMVGDRVYAFDAGEDWGAHLSVLDVSAPATVARTGEFRTRPEVSIRSVAFSGTKVYLAYGQDGLRIVDVSVPGSPQQVGYYNTWRETDAGHGVVFLEGLSKVHVPGDGFVYATDSSRGLLIFRETTE, from the coding sequence ATGAAACGCCTCCTCGCACTCACCAGCACCCTGGCGCTCGCCACCGCTTGCGGCAATGACAATCCGTCCGTTCCCAAGGCGGAGTGTCAGGTCGAGGCCATCGATGTGTCGGCCTGCCAGCTTTCAAGCCTCTCCGGCGTACAACCCGAGGGCATCTGGAACCTCAACATCAACCTCAACGACGGTTCCGGAGCCGCGGCCGCCATGCGGTTGTCGGGAGGGGGCAGCAACACCCAGATGCTGATGGGCCTCGCCGCCACGGAGCGGCAGAGCACCCCGGAGTCGTTCTTCCTGGCCAGCGAGTTCCAGGGCTCCAACAACGTGACGATGCGCTTCGCCGTCGCCGGGTGTTCCTCGTCCGGGCCCGGGCAGATGTCGGGCATCTTCCGGCGTTGCGCCAATGGCACCGCGGACATGAAGGGCACCTTCGAGGCCATCCGGCTGGGCCGCCGCGCGGGTGAAGCAGAGGCGTCCGGCGTGGAGCTGGTCAGCGAGGTGAAGCTGACCGAGGCCACGGCCACGAATGTCGCGGTGGCCCATGGCCACGCCTACGTGACGGCGGGGGCCAAGGGCCTCATCACCTTCGACCTGAGCGACCCCTCGCAGCCGCGCCAGGTCCGCCAGTACGAGCTGTCCAACGACTACTACACGGACGCGCTGGTGAACGGGAACACGCTCTATGTGGCCAGCCGCCGCAGCGGCATCGCCGTGTTCGACATCACCAACCCGGCGGTACCTGTCCGCCTGCGCTCCGTGCCCGAGTCCGTGGTGGAGGTGAACTCCCTCGCGCTGGACGGAAACGTCCTGTACGCGGCGTCGCCCGCGCCCAACGCGGAGGTGTACGTCTACGACGTCGCCACGCCCGCGGAGCCGAAGCAGCTCAGGCGGTACTTCGTCGAGGGCGCGGAGCCCCGGGCGGGGGAGGTGCCCCTGCACGTCGCGGCGATGGGCGGCCGGCTCTACGTGAGCAACTGGTCCTTCGGAATGACCGTCTCGGACGTCACCAACCCGGCGAGCCCGAAGCTGTTGGGCCGCTTCGCCAACGGCATGTCGGCCGCCACGGCGGTCGGCATGGTGGGAGACCGCGTCTACGCATTCGACGCGGGCGAGGACTGGGGCGCGCACCTGAGCGTGCTGGACGTGAGCGCGCCGGCCACGGTGGCCCGGACGGGTGAGTTCCGGACGCGCCCGGAGGTGTCCATCCGCTCGGTGGCGTTCTCCGGGACGAAGGTCTACCTGGCCTATGGTCAGGATGGCCTGCGCATCGTGGACGTGTCCGTCCCCGGCTCGCCCCAGCAGGTGGGTTACTACAACACCTGGCGGGAGACGGATGCGGGCCACGGCGTCGTGTTCCTCGAAGGCCTGAGCAAGGTGCACGTGCCGGGCGACGGATTCGTGTACGCGACGGATTCCTCGCGAGGCCTGCTCATCTTCCGCGAGACGACGGAGTAG
- a CDS encoding EAL domain-containing protein gives MSDTPTRSCGRCQTLPPLAEGAGRLFLWSPVGHSQGRLLSFLREARHEVQVRAEAHCVEVWVPEAGLSPLASNLLAALTQEEARATRALFMPGAAEPGLGDYPRVGSLQRLVTRTRAGWLVDLLSEERLTTHFQPIVHAQDTRCIFAHEALMRGLEPDGTLVLPGRMMQTAREADLLFQLDLAARTTAIRQAVKHGLDTHLFINFTPTAIYDATVCLRSTVEAIHAAGIAPERVVFEIIETDQTADAEHLRGIVDFYRKSGFRVALDDLGAGFSSLNLIHRLRPDIIKLDMELVRDVHLDPYKGSIVEKLLEIARTLGIRTVAEGIETHEELRWVRSHGVDFVQGYLIARPQSPPVGATPSFTD, from the coding sequence ATGAGCGACACCCCGACGCGGTCCTGCGGCAGGTGCCAGACGCTTCCTCCCCTCGCGGAGGGCGCCGGGCGTCTGTTCCTGTGGAGCCCGGTGGGGCACAGCCAGGGCCGGCTGCTGTCCTTCCTCCGGGAGGCGCGGCACGAGGTCCAGGTGCGTGCCGAAGCCCATTGCGTCGAGGTGTGGGTGCCGGAGGCGGGGCTGTCGCCTCTGGCATCGAACCTGTTGGCCGCGCTCACGCAGGAGGAGGCGCGGGCCACCCGGGCGCTGTTCATGCCGGGGGCGGCGGAGCCCGGGCTGGGTGACTATCCCCGGGTGGGCTCACTCCAGCGGCTCGTCACGCGGACGCGCGCGGGGTGGCTGGTGGATTTGCTCTCCGAGGAGCGGCTCACCACGCACTTCCAGCCCATCGTCCATGCGCAGGACACCCGCTGCATCTTCGCGCACGAGGCGTTGATGCGAGGCCTGGAGCCGGACGGCACGCTGGTGCTGCCCGGACGGATGATGCAGACGGCGCGCGAGGCGGACCTGCTGTTCCAACTGGACCTGGCGGCGCGTACCACGGCCATCCGGCAGGCGGTGAAGCACGGGCTGGACACGCACCTCTTCATCAACTTCACGCCCACGGCCATCTACGACGCCACGGTCTGTCTTCGCTCCACGGTGGAGGCCATCCACGCGGCGGGCATTGCGCCGGAGCGGGTGGTGTTCGAAATCATCGAGACGGACCAGACGGCGGACGCGGAGCATCTGCGCGGCATCGTGGACTTCTACCGCAAGTCGGGTTTCCGGGTGGCGCTGGACGACCTGGGCGCGGGCTTCTCGTCACTGAACCTCATCCACCGGCTGCGTCCCGACATCATCAAGCTGGACATGGAGCTGGTGCGTGACGTCCACCTGGACCCGTACAAAGGCTCCATCGTGGAGAAGCTCCTGGAGATTGCGCGGACGCTGGGCATCCGCACGGTGGCGGAGGGCATCGAGACGCACGAGGAGCTGCGCTGGGTCCGCTCGCACGGGGTGGACTTCGTGCAGGGCTACCTCATCGCCCGTCCGCAGAGTCCCCCCGTGGGGGCGACGCCGTCGTTCACGGATTGA